From the genome of Nitrosomonas sp., one region includes:
- a CDS encoding glutathione S-transferase family protein has product MKILDFAMAPNPIKLRLFCAEKGLSIPFEHVDFKKGEQRQPGFLKKNPLGTVPVLELENGSYLTESLAIMEYLEELYPEPCMIGRTPLERAFTRQIERFIELNIFNPVVQIFFHTQPFFSDKNQVLAIADTARAKLPVALELLDLKLNGGEFVTANTPTIADCTLLAACIHAKRVDIDLGIQYKNIKHWYHSFSQRNSVKRINLEL; this is encoded by the coding sequence ATGAAAATTCTTGATTTCGCCATGGCACCCAATCCCATTAAACTCAGACTTTTTTGTGCTGAAAAAGGATTGAGTATTCCGTTTGAACATGTTGATTTTAAAAAAGGCGAACAACGGCAGCCCGGTTTTCTGAAAAAAAACCCGCTTGGCACAGTGCCGGTACTGGAATTGGAAAACGGCAGCTACCTCACCGAGTCGCTGGCTATTATGGAATATCTGGAGGAACTTTATCCGGAGCCATGCATGATCGGCCGAACACCGCTGGAACGCGCCTTCACGCGTCAAATCGAACGATTTATAGAATTGAACATCTTTAATCCTGTTGTGCAGATTTTTTTTCACACGCAACCGTTTTTCAGTGACAAGAATCAGGTTCTTGCCATCGCAGATACGGCAAGAGCCAAATTACCTGTTGCCCTGGAATTGCTTGATCTGAAGTTAAACGGCGGGGAGTTTGTTACAGCAAACACACCAACAATAGCTGACTGTACCTTGCTTGCGGCCTGTATCCATGCAAAACGGGTGGATATTGACTTGGGTATTCAATATAAAAATATTAAGCACTGGTATCACAGTTTTAGTCAACGTAATAGTGTAAAGCGCATCAATCTAGAACTGTAA
- a CDS encoding heparinase II/III family protein, translated as MSTVATEITLNNAFWNMPLEACSPQERIDYFCRRKNIHFFPVLDDEMTNKAVIDAILDNRFDFNGERFQLPQPVDWLKNPSDDIEWQILLHKFYYAPGLGKAWQQTGDSRYLLQWIRLTDGWITQTPVDFIAPEVTGRRVQNWIYAWYYFVSTSKNRSIDAEFHERFLYSLNQQVNYLCQHLAPARNHRTIALYSIFLASIVFPEMADAHHWREFSLREIYQNVMQDLLEDGVQCELSTDYHHLVLRNYLAIRRLAQLNDIAIKTDMDDRLNRALDFAMYAHKPDGEVPSFSDGDVRSFHELLFQGATLYQREDLLYVATQGKKGTAPRNLHARFDNSGYYILRSGWGQSETTFQDERYFMLDCGPLGAGNHGHLDALSFEAAAFGRSLVIDPARYTYHENGEVNWRVKFRSTESHNTVLVDGKNQTRYVPGPTRYKIKGPAPETRLHALIQKKNFVYLHGSAKSFEYDAVHHRQILFVNGEYWIIVDTLNGSSEHRYELLFHLSPHAYQSLSQKTSNATCQVVSPNLVVATPFDNAQQLITENGFVSKRYGEKKAAPVLRFVKHARRTVFVTVLYPFKNNAPDLQISVLKRYGSSSNQAGFNHPATTGLMIKTVIQAQATNGLIDSCFCPAPEHGDAIESSWTRNVSLNEEKIDASRQ; from the coding sequence ATGAGCACTGTTGCAACTGAGATAACGCTCAACAATGCTTTCTGGAACATGCCGCTTGAGGCTTGTTCACCGCAGGAACGGATCGATTATTTTTGCCGACGGAAAAATATTCATTTTTTTCCGGTACTGGATGACGAAATGACGAACAAGGCGGTCATTGACGCGATTCTCGACAATCGGTTCGATTTCAACGGCGAGCGTTTTCAATTGCCACAGCCGGTCGACTGGCTGAAGAATCCAAGCGACGATATCGAATGGCAGATTCTTTTACATAAATTCTACTATGCGCCCGGACTTGGAAAAGCATGGCAGCAAACCGGTGATTCGCGTTATTTGCTTCAATGGATTCGCTTGACAGACGGCTGGATAACGCAGACACCCGTTGATTTTATCGCGCCGGAAGTAACCGGCCGCCGTGTGCAAAACTGGATTTATGCCTGGTACTACTTCGTATCCACATCTAAAAACCGATCTATCGACGCCGAATTTCATGAACGTTTTCTCTATTCGCTGAACCAGCAGGTCAACTACCTCTGCCAACATCTGGCGCCGGCGCGCAACCACAGAACCATTGCGCTTTATTCGATTTTTCTGGCATCGATCGTTTTTCCCGAGATGGCCGACGCGCATCATTGGCGTGAATTTTCATTACGCGAGATCTACCAGAATGTCATGCAGGATTTACTGGAAGATGGCGTGCAATGCGAATTGTCGACCGATTACCATCATCTGGTATTGAGAAATTATCTGGCAATACGCAGACTGGCGCAACTTAACGATATCGCAATTAAAACAGATATGGATGACCGGCTTAATCGTGCGCTCGATTTTGCCATGTATGCGCATAAGCCGGACGGTGAAGTGCCCTCTTTCAGCGACGGCGACGTGCGCAGTTTTCACGAACTGCTGTTTCAGGGCGCCACCCTCTATCAGCGCGAGGATCTGCTGTACGTCGCAACTCAAGGCAAAAAAGGAACTGCTCCACGCAACTTGCACGCAAGATTCGATAACAGTGGTTACTATATTTTGCGCAGCGGTTGGGGGCAATCTGAAACGACTTTTCAGGATGAACGCTATTTTATGCTGGACTGTGGCCCGCTCGGCGCAGGTAATCACGGACATCTGGATGCGCTAAGTTTTGAAGCGGCTGCATTTGGACGATCCCTTGTTATAGATCCGGCCAGATATACCTATCATGAAAACGGCGAAGTTAACTGGCGCGTGAAATTCCGCAGTACCGAATCGCATAATACGGTGCTGGTCGACGGCAAAAATCAAACGCGTTATGTTCCCGGCCCTACGCGCTACAAAATAAAAGGACCCGCACCCGAAACCCGGTTGCACGCCCTGATTCAGAAAAAAAATTTTGTTTATCTGCATGGATCCGCGAAGAGCTTTGAATACGATGCGGTGCATCACCGCCAGATTCTTTTTGTCAATGGCGAGTACTGGATTATAGTCGACACCCTGAACGGGAGTTCAGAGCATCGTTATGAATTGTTGTTCCACCTTTCGCCGCATGCCTATCAATCGTTGAGTCAGAAAACCAGCAACGCAACCTGCCAGGTGGTATCTCCCAACCTGGTTGTCGCAACGCCATTTGATAACGCGCAGCAACTGATCACTGAGAACGGATTTGTTTCCAAACGATACGGCGAAAAAAAGGCCGCACCCGTGCTGCGCTTTGTAAAACATGCGCGGCGTACTGTTTTTGTTACCGTGCTCTATCCCTTCAAAAATAATGCGCCTGATCTACAGATATCGGTTTTAAAGCGATATGGCAGTTCCAGCAATCAAGCCGGCTTTAACCATCCTGCGACAACCGGCTTGATGATCAAGACCGTCATTCAAGCGCAAGCAACAAACGGGCTAATTGACAGTTGTTTTTGTCCGGCTCCGGAACATGGCGATGCGATTGAGAGCAGCTGGACCAGAAACGTCAGTTTAAATGAGGAAAAAATTGATGCCTCGCGACAATAA
- a CDS encoding glycosyltransferase: MIDYSQENSVRQKMKNNAIDALDDKSRVGIFLKRYPKLSETFILNEILGLEKHHIPLHIFSLYKPTDNVCNPAVMDVKAPVTTLDNDHVSIKQIVGNQLKLIRYSPWRYLGAIKQVMLRNESNRLRDFLHAGLLADKLISLDIRHLHTHFIAEPAGVAEIACRLAGIPFSISAHAKDIYLSSTQSLVRKLKTASFTVTCTDYNRRHLQLFTDSKQNVHRMYHGIDLKIFDEAYTTEAKPSAPPLIMSVGRLREKKGFPTLIAACKHLQEMQIDFQCVIAGYGPDHDRLQAQIDELGLQTHIVLAGKLPHQEILRLYQQATVFTLPCQIGMDGDRDGIPNVLLEAMAMRLPVVSTHISGVPEVITEGVNGFLIRPKDAGELANALKKLLLNPSLCQQFGAAGRLLIEKEFSISMNLQRLVSLLQQSIDNSTSAIEKGAQVHATK, from the coding sequence ATGATTGATTACTCCCAGGAAAATAGTGTGCGTCAAAAAATGAAAAATAACGCAATTGATGCGCTTGATGACAAATCAAGGGTCGGCATTTTTTTGAAACGATACCCTAAACTTTCTGAAACTTTCATTCTGAATGAGATTTTAGGGTTGGAAAAACATCATATTCCATTGCATATTTTTTCCTTATATAAACCGACTGACAATGTTTGCAACCCTGCGGTCATGGATGTCAAGGCGCCGGTAACGACTCTTGATAATGACCATGTCAGCATTAAACAGATTGTGGGAAACCAACTCAAACTGATCAGATACAGTCCGTGGCGTTATCTTGGCGCTATAAAACAGGTCATGTTGCGCAACGAATCCAACAGACTGCGGGATTTTTTGCATGCGGGACTACTCGCCGACAAACTTATCTCGCTTGACATCAGACATCTTCATACGCATTTTATTGCCGAACCTGCAGGCGTGGCTGAAATTGCCTGCAGACTGGCAGGAATTCCTTTCAGCATTTCGGCGCATGCCAAGGATATTTATCTATCCAGCACCCAATCCCTGGTACGGAAATTGAAGACGGCAAGCTTCACGGTAACCTGCACTGACTACAACAGAAGACACCTTCAATTATTCACGGATTCAAAACAAAATGTGCACCGGATGTATCACGGAATTGATTTGAAAATATTCGACGAGGCATACACGACTGAAGCAAAGCCGTCTGCACCGCCGCTCATTATGAGTGTCGGGCGATTACGGGAGAAAAAAGGTTTTCCAACACTGATTGCCGCATGCAAGCATTTGCAAGAAATGCAAATTGATTTTCAATGTGTTATTGCGGGATACGGGCCTGATCATGACCGTTTGCAGGCTCAGATAGACGAACTCGGACTGCAAACGCATATCGTGCTGGCAGGAAAGCTGCCACATCAGGAGATACTTCGCTTATACCAACAGGCGACTGTTTTTACGCTGCCTTGCCAAATTGGCATGGATGGCGACCGCGACGGTATTCCGAATGTGTTGCTCGAAGCGATGGCAATGCGCTTACCGGTTGTTTCAACACATATTTCAGGCGTACCGGAAGTGATAACCGAGGGCGTCAATGGTTTTCTCATACGACCCAAAGATGCCGGCGAACTGGCCAATGCATTAAAAAAATTGTTGCTCAATCCGTCGCTTTGTCAGCAGTTTGGCGCTGCGGGACGCTTATTAATCGAAAAGGAATTTTCGATCAGCATGAATCTTCAACGCCTTGTCAGTCTCTTGCAACAATCGATTGACAACAGCACGAGCGCAATTGAGAAAGGGGCGCAAGTTCATGCCACCAAATAA
- a CDS encoding glutathione S-transferase family protein, with the protein MIKLHQFVRTWNIPNLSHFCCKLETYLRLTERPYEIVHSIPPKSPKGKLPFIEDGDEKMADSDLIIQYLIKKYGDTLDADLTPSQKAVSLSMRRLFEEHLFWITMYTRWQFTEENWQTNKTAIFHVFPPVIRDVVAGVYRKSIRKQIYGQGIGRHSSEEIFQLGRVDLDAISDFLADKPYFMGDKPTSLDATAYGFLVNTMVCPIESPVKEYALGKQNLVDYCQRMTSKYYPEFIRDTQPGQRINENS; encoded by the coding sequence ATGATCAAGCTACATCAATTTGTCCGTACCTGGAATATCCCTAACCTTAGCCATTTTTGCTGCAAACTGGAAACATATCTACGCCTGACTGAGAGACCTTATGAAATTGTGCATAGCATTCCGCCGAAATCGCCCAAAGGAAAGTTGCCGTTTATAGAAGATGGCGACGAAAAAATGGCGGACAGCGATTTGATTATTCAGTACCTCATTAAAAAATACGGTGATACATTGGATGCCGATTTAACGCCTTCTCAGAAAGCTGTCAGTTTGTCCATGCGGCGGTTATTTGAGGAGCATTTATTCTGGATCACCATGTACACGCGTTGGCAGTTTACAGAGGAAAACTGGCAAACAAACAAGACCGCGATTTTTCATGTTTTTCCACCGGTGATTAGAGATGTTGTTGCCGGGGTTTATCGGAAAAGTATACGCAAACAAATATATGGACAGGGTATTGGCCGGCATAGCAGCGAGGAAATCTTTCAACTTGGCCGTGTTGACTTGGATGCGATTTCTGATTTTCTGGCAGACAAACCTTATTTTATGGGGGACAAACCGACCAGTCTTGACGCAACGGCTTACGGATTTCTGGTCAATACAATGGTTTGCCCAATTGAGTCTCCGGTTAAGGAATATGCGCTGGGCAAACAAAACCTCGTCGATTACTGTCAACGCATGACATCAAAATATTATCCTGAATTCATCCGCGATACACAACCGGGACAGAGGATCAATGAAAATTCTTGA
- a CDS encoding glycosyltransferase family 4 protein, whose amino-acid sequence MPPNNTATIAYILKGFPRLTETFIANEIYLLERLGTKLTLFSIKAGESGKKQAVVDKIDSPLTYLPKVSSLSGSFLPLWLIMNLRPYLSHHWKIFRARPAGYCNALKHALSLAYKHRPSRVRVRKVFIKEFVQAGFIASQIHHNPDIRLLHAHFCHGATTVTWFASMMTGLPFSFTAHAKDIYQKQLNPGDLLQQKLQAAEFVTTCTKANYHHLCALHDKPQNVHTIYHGLDIKKFEPKSLATVNGDVPLILTVGRHVEKKGFIFLIEACEHLRTAGIQFRCEIIGESGDQTEIIRQAIYERQLDKLVTLRQAVTQEALKNLYQQATIFVLPCIITADGDRDGIPNVMAEAMATGLPIISTPVSGIPELVTHNANGLLVPPRNGQELANALQILIQDTELRNKLGSAARQTICELFDSSETTLVLQQLFQQTLHAEQTA is encoded by the coding sequence ATGCCACCAAATAACACTGCAACGATTGCGTATATCCTGAAAGGTTTTCCGAGGCTGACGGAAACGTTTATTGCCAACGAAATTTACCTGCTGGAGCGGCTGGGTACAAAACTGACTTTATTTTCCATTAAAGCAGGCGAATCGGGAAAAAAACAGGCGGTTGTCGATAAAATTGATTCTCCGCTCACTTATCTGCCAAAAGTATCATCATTATCCGGCAGTTTTCTGCCACTCTGGTTAATCATGAATCTCAGGCCGTACTTATCGCATCATTGGAAAATTTTTCGTGCCCGGCCAGCCGGTTATTGCAATGCCTTGAAACATGCATTATCTCTGGCCTATAAACACCGGCCTAGCCGCGTCCGGGTACGCAAGGTATTTATTAAAGAATTCGTCCAGGCTGGTTTCATCGCCAGCCAAATACATCACAATCCCGATATCCGTCTGCTACACGCGCACTTTTGTCACGGTGCAACGACGGTAACATGGTTTGCCAGCATGATGACCGGCCTGCCCTTCAGTTTTACCGCGCACGCCAAGGATATTTATCAAAAACAGCTCAATCCCGGCGATTTGCTGCAGCAGAAATTACAGGCGGCTGAATTTGTAACAACCTGCACCAAGGCAAATTATCATCATTTATGTGCGCTGCATGATAAACCACAGAATGTTCACACCATTTACCACGGACTTGATATCAAGAAATTTGAGCCAAAAAGTCTGGCGACTGTTAACGGTGACGTGCCGCTGATTCTGACGGTTGGCCGGCATGTCGAAAAAAAAGGATTCATCTTCCTGATCGAAGCCTGTGAACATCTCCGCACAGCGGGAATTCAGTTTCGGTGTGAAATTATCGGTGAATCAGGCGACCAGACCGAAATTATCCGGCAAGCCATTTACGAGAGACAGTTAGATAAGCTGGTTACGCTCAGGCAAGCGGTTACTCAGGAAGCGCTGAAAAACTTGTATCAACAGGCCACGATTTTCGTTTTGCCATGCATTATTACTGCGGATGGAGACCGTGACGGGATTCCCAATGTCATGGCTGAGGCCATGGCAACCGGTCTGCCGATTATCTCCACACCTGTTTCGGGTATTCCTGAACTGGTAACACATAATGCCAATGGTCTGCTGGTTCCGCCCCGGAATGGACAGGAACTTGCAAATGCATTACAAATATTGATACAAGACACTGAATTAAGAAACAAACTGGGCAGTGCGGCACGGCAGACCATTTGCGAGTTGTTCGATTCCAGCGAGACAACACTGGTGCTGCAGCAATTATTCCAGCAGACATTACACGCGGAACAAACAGCATGA
- a CDS encoding aminoglycoside phosphotransferase family protein codes for MPRDNNQNHSDSTDLVYQDSYLPHMSALLDTATMTSVLTGQLASWQSDSWTVFNCRQVRVKYKPRKNCLAVYEIALKNQQTNREMQLNITCRTYEHLGSERRYRKAQKEIKGDSLACQTVFHVPELEMVVWIFPCERKLLSLPLMSNNHYLKHVIMPKLVTQTWGKNWRIQSISSEIVHYVPEQTCTIRVHMALIEKQMQLLMKKTLYGKCYYNHDGARTFRVMDKLHDASRRGATPLDFPKPLSYDAENKLLWQEGLSGQTLRDAGISDQHAEQLLPLAAKAIALFHRISIDMPLPVTGVADIIAMLHHRMEVLSHVSLIDQLTLKRTVRILEDTASTLSHCPLAVLHGDVHSQNLFLQEQSIALIDLDNVTQGPPLLDLASWAGGMIYWAAMQNTPADQLLPKLKILVTHYNQYAVNPVNGEDLNWYLAAILINERVFRCVTRLKSGRLRIVNKLLNFAEEFALQQHRILS; via the coding sequence ATGCCTCGCGACAATAATCAAAACCATAGCGATTCGACCGATCTGGTTTATCAGGACAGCTATCTGCCACATATGTCGGCGCTGTTGGATACAGCAACAATGACATCTGTACTGACCGGACAATTAGCATCCTGGCAATCGGACAGCTGGACTGTTTTCAATTGCAGACAGGTTCGCGTCAAGTACAAACCAAGAAAAAACTGCTTGGCTGTTTATGAAATTGCACTGAAAAATCAGCAGACTAATCGCGAAATGCAATTGAACATCACTTGCCGCACTTATGAACACCTGGGTTCCGAGCGCCGCTACCGCAAAGCGCAGAAAGAAATCAAGGGTGATTCACTGGCATGCCAGACAGTGTTTCATGTGCCTGAACTGGAAATGGTTGTCTGGATTTTTCCATGCGAACGCAAGCTGCTGAGCCTGCCGCTCATGAGCAACAACCATTACCTGAAGCATGTCATCATGCCTAAACTGGTAACACAAACATGGGGCAAGAACTGGCGGATTCAGTCCATCTCGAGCGAGATCGTTCATTATGTACCTGAGCAAACCTGCACCATCCGGGTTCATATGGCGCTGATTGAAAAGCAGATGCAGTTACTGATGAAAAAAACGCTTTATGGCAAATGTTATTATAATCATGATGGCGCGCGCACCTTCAGAGTCATGGATAAATTACACGATGCTTCCAGACGCGGCGCGACACCGCTCGATTTTCCCAAACCGCTATCCTATGATGCCGAGAACAAACTGTTATGGCAGGAGGGATTAAGCGGTCAAACGCTGCGCGACGCCGGCATCAGCGACCAACACGCCGAACAGCTGCTGCCGTTGGCTGCAAAAGCCATAGCGCTTTTTCACCGTATTTCGATTGATATGCCGCTGCCGGTAACAGGCGTTGCGGATATTATCGCCATGTTGCATCACCGCATGGAAGTACTCAGCCATGTCAGCCTGATCGACCAGCTGACATTGAAGCGGACTGTTCGAATACTCGAGGACACTGCAAGCACGCTGAGCCATTGCCCATTAGCCGTGCTGCACGGCGATGTACATTCGCAGAATTTGTTCTTGCAGGAGCAGTCGATTGCCTTGATCGATCTGGATAACGTTACCCAAGGACCGCCGTTACTCGATCTTGCCAGTTGGGCCGGTGGGATGATTTATTGGGCTGCAATGCAGAATACACCGGCAGATCAGCTGTTACCCAAATTAAAAATACTGGTTACGCACTATAACCAGTATGCAGTCAATCCGGTCAATGGAGAGGATCTGAACTGGTATCTCGCCGCCATACTCATCAATGAACGCGTGTTCCGTTGTGTGACACGGCTCAAGTCTGGTCGATTACGCATCGTAAACAAATTGCTGAATTTTGCCGAGGAATTTGCGCTTCAGCAGCACAGAATTCTGTCATGA
- a CDS encoding ABC transporter ATP-binding protein/permease, producing MKTGDHVLPHWKRIFQIFLPMLWVHRNKLIIAYFWTLIAVSAVLLAPWPLKYIIDNVLAGKPLPGWFDFVTTDMSPVGLVLALAVTTALIAVIGALSSAAEKMRNARIREQLDREVRSKVLQHIQDQPASMFDRHKSGELVLRLVDDGDKVVRLLTKTTPVIFRHLATSILAFVAMILVSPLLGLLGGIIVFGLVMLIRQYAEPLRRASRSKRMAEGDVSALAQEIIRGLANTQALGMEQKVSERFNDKTRISKHAGVEETRLVVDMERMMQLAKGLAIALIIGGGGVLVLKGQLTLGSLTVCMAYIIQLLKPVEKINDLAYSVSRALVRGENLVQLLDQHSKIQNNPNAVILENPKGEIRFEQVSFTYPSDPRSTHHECLMQDRHVLDTINFVLEPGKLTLLTGPSGSGKSTLLNLMLRMMGPTSGTLYFDGVPYPDIQLKNSLRRQFAVMLQRNYVFSGNLHEHFFIADREPDDAQIWHALEMVAMTDFVKKLPQGLYTSLGEDAINLSGGQRARLALARTFLMDRPVLLLDEPLANVDPESREIILDALDRIRAGRSCLVVTHQFEMADRADHIFVLRNGRLEASTGNYPLKHLPLHPVYKPALSG from the coding sequence ATGAAAACAGGTGATCACGTTCTCCCCCACTGGAAACGCATATTTCAAATCTTTCTTCCCATGCTTTGGGTGCATCGGAATAAACTGATAATCGCCTATTTCTGGACACTGATTGCAGTAAGCGCCGTATTACTGGCGCCCTGGCCACTGAAGTATATTATCGATAACGTCCTGGCTGGCAAACCGCTGCCCGGATGGTTCGACTTCGTGACAACCGACATGTCGCCGGTTGGTCTGGTACTGGCTTTGGCAGTGACGACGGCATTGATTGCGGTAATCGGCGCACTGTCCTCAGCAGCAGAGAAAATGCGCAATGCCAGAATTCGTGAACAGCTCGACAGGGAAGTCCGCAGCAAGGTTTTGCAACATATTCAAGACCAGCCGGCAAGTATGTTTGACCGACACAAGAGCGGCGAACTGGTGTTACGCCTGGTTGACGATGGCGACAAAGTGGTGCGTCTGCTGACAAAAACCACACCGGTTATTTTCCGGCACCTGGCCACCTCTATACTGGCTTTTGTGGCGATGATTCTGGTTTCTCCGTTGTTGGGATTATTAGGGGGCATTATTGTTTTCGGTCTGGTAATGCTGATCAGGCAATATGCCGAGCCCTTGCGCCGGGCATCACGCAGCAAACGAATGGCCGAAGGCGATGTATCTGCACTGGCGCAGGAAATTATCCGGGGTTTGGCCAATACCCAGGCGCTGGGCATGGAGCAGAAGGTTAGCGAACGGTTCAATGATAAAACACGTATCAGCAAGCATGCCGGTGTGGAGGAAACACGACTGGTTGTCGATATGGAACGCATGATGCAATTGGCGAAAGGTCTGGCGATTGCGCTGATTATCGGCGGCGGCGGCGTGCTCGTATTGAAGGGCCAGTTGACGCTGGGTAGTCTGACTGTATGCATGGCCTATATTATTCAGTTGCTCAAACCGGTTGAAAAAATCAACGATCTGGCATACAGCGTATCGCGCGCACTGGTGCGTGGCGAGAATCTGGTGCAACTGCTGGATCAGCACTCCAAAATTCAAAACAATCCGAACGCTGTTATCCTGGAAAACCCCAAAGGAGAAATCCGGTTTGAACAGGTCAGCTTCACCTATCCTTCCGACCCGAGGTCAACTCATCACGAATGCCTGATGCAAGACAGACATGTACTCGACACCATTAATTTCGTGCTGGAACCCGGCAAGCTGACCTTGCTGACCGGCCCCAGCGGCAGCGGCAAAAGCACGCTACTGAATCTGATGTTGCGCATGATGGGTCCGACCAGCGGCACCCTTTATTTTGACGGCGTACCTTATCCTGACATCCAGCTGAAAAACAGTCTGCGGCGCCAGTTTGCGGTCATGTTGCAGCGTAATTACGTATTCTCGGGCAATCTGCACGAACATTTCTTTATCGCAGACCGAGAACCGGATGATGCGCAAATATGGCATGCACTGGAAATGGTCGCCATGACCGATTTCGTCAAAAAACTGCCGCAAGGTCTTTACACTTCGTTGGGAGAAGATGCCATCAATTTGTCGGGCGGCCAACGCGCCAGACTTGCTCTGGCACGCACTTTTCTGATGGATCGCCCGGTATTGTTGCTGGATGAGCCGCTGGCTAATGTCGATCCGGAATCACGAGAAATCATACTCGATGCATTGGATCGCATTCGAGCGGGACGCAGTTGTCTGGTCGTGACGCATCAGTTTGAAATGGCCGACCGGGCAGACCACATCTTTGTTCTGCGAAACGGACGACTGGAGGCTTCAACGGGCAATTATCCGCTAAAGCATCTGCCGCTTCATCCTGTATACAAGCCGGCATTGTCCGGATAG